GGTACAGCACCGAGCGTTCGTCCAGCGTGATGCGGCCGAAGTCGAAGGCCACCGTGGTGGACGCCTTCGACTGCACACCGTCGAGGTGATCGACGGCCTCGCCCGCGCGCGTCATCGTCTCCTCCGTGTTGAGCGGACGTATCTCGCTCACGGAACGGACCATGGTCGTCTTGCCCACGCCGAATCCGCCGACGACGACGATCTTCAGTCCGTTGTCGGCCGTCGCCCGAAGGGCGGCGCGGTCAGAGGTTGCGGAGTCCAACGAGCACCTGTTCCAGGATGTCGGGGTCGGGGAGCCGGTCCGCGACACGGGCGGTACGGGGGTGGCGTGCGCTGATCCGGCCGGTGTCGAGCATGTCGCCGAGCATGATGCGGATGATGCCGACCGGCAGTTTCAGGGTCGCGGCGATCTCCACCACGGCGGTGGGGCGCTCGCACATCCGCAGGATCGCGACGTGCTCCGACTGCATGCCGGGGGCCGGCTCGCACTCGGAGACGACGAGCGTCACCAGGTCGAAGGTGTCGGAGTCCGTCCGGCTGCGGCCACCGGTGAGGGTGTAGAGCCGGTCGGGGGAGTCGTCACGACCGGGGCGGGGGCGCGGCACCGGGGGCATCAGCCGGCGGTTCCGGTGCCGGCGTCCGACCCGTCGGGCGAGGCGGCGGACTCGCGGGGCGGGGCGACGAGGTGCTCGCCGAGCTGCTCGACCAGCTCGCTCATGTTGTGGCCGACGAGGCCCACGTCGGAGTCCTCGGCGGCGACGACCGCCAGATGGGCGCCCGTACCGGCCTCCACGATGAACAGCACCCCGCCGTAGAACTCCGCCATCGCGGACCGTACGCCGCCGGTGCCGTCACCGAACTCGACGGACGCGCCGTGCGAGAGGCTCTGGATGCCCGCGGAGATCGCGGCGAGCTGGTCGGCCTGGTCCACGGAGAGCTCGGGGGTGCGGCACAGCTTCAGGCCGTCCCGGGAGAGCACGAGCGCGTGCCGGGCGCCTGGAGTGCGTTCGAGCAGCCCCTCCAGCAGCCAGTTCAGCTTCTCGTCGGTGGTCGCGGTCATCGGGTGTTGCCTTCCGGGAGGGTTACGTTGGCCCGTACTGCCTGGCTGAAGGTGGAGAAGCGCTCGGCCTGCCTCTTGGCGACGTCGGCCCGCTCCCGGGGGGTGGCGGAGTCGACGGGGGCGGTGGCCGCCGCCCGGGACTCGGCTGCGGCGAAGGTGCGCCCGCGGCGGCGCCGGGGCAGCCCGCTCTCGCCGAACTTCGGGAAGGAGCCGGTCGATTCGGCCTCGGACTCGGCGGCCGGACCGGGGGCGGCGGCGGCTTCGGACCCGGTGGCAGGTGAGGGCGTGGCGGGCTCGGGCTCAGGGGTTCCGGCCGCCGTGCCGGCGACGGTCGTGGGACCGGCCTCCGCGGTGTCCACGCCCGGCCGGGCGTCGCCCTCGTGGGAGGCCGCCGCGGAGTGGGCGGGCTCCGGTTCGGGCGTACGGGGCTTCGGTACCACCGCCGGGAGCGACGGGGTCGCGGCCCCCTGCGGGGTACGGGAGATGAGTTCCTGGGGCAGCATCAGCAGGGCGCCGGTCCCGCCGCGCGCGGAAGGCCGGAAGGACACCCGCAGGCCGTGCTTGCGGGCGAGGCGGCCGACGACGGCGAGGCCGAGGCGGGTACCGGAGAGTGCGGTGAAGCTCCGGTCGTCCGGGGAGACGGCCTGTTCGGCACGGCGGAGCTGTACGTCGCTCATGACGAGCCCGCTGTCCTCCACGGTGATCACCACACCGGCCGGTACCTCTTCGACGTACACGTGCACTTCCGCGGTGGGCGGCGAGAAGTTGGCAGCGTTGTCGAGGAGTTCCGCGAGCGCGTGCATGACGCCCTCGGCCGCGTGCCCGGCGATGGCCACGTCGCTGGTCGAGTGCAGCCGGATGCGCCGGTAGCCGCTGATACGGCCCATCGCGCCACGCAGGATGGACTCCATCACGATCGGCCGCGCCCACCGGCGCCCGGAGCGCGCACCGGTCAGCACGGCGACGGAGTCGGCGAGCCGGCCCGCCTGGGCGGTCCGGTGGTCCAGGTGGAGAAGGTCGCCGAGGACGTTCTCGTCGGAGTGCCGGTTCTCCATCTCCCGCAGGTCGGCCAGCATGCTGGTGGCGAGCGCCTGCATCCGGCTCGCCGCGTTGGCGCCCGTCGAGAGGGCGGCGGACCGCTCCCGCTCGGCCTGGGCGAGACGGGCCGTCAGGGCGGCCTTCTCGCCCGCGAAGCGTTCCCGGTCGGCCTCGTTCTCGGCCGCGCGCCGGTCGGTCTCGGCGGCCAGCCGCTCCTTGGCCGCAGCCGCCTCGGCGGTGGCCCGGGCGAGCGCGGTGGCCGCCTCGGAGGCGGCGCGGGTGGCCTCGGCGCGGGAGGTGGCCTTGATCCGGGCGGCCTCCGCGGTGAAGCGCTGCGCGTCGGCGGAGGCGGACGACACCAGGCGGGTGGTGTCGTCGGTGAACCTCCGGCTGTCGGCCGCCCGGGCCTCGCGCAGTGCCCGTGCGGTGCCCAGGGCGTGGGCGGCGACGGTCACGGCCACGGTCAGCGCAACGGCCGCCGCACCCGCCCCCCAGGCCAGAGGGGTCCGCACCGAGACGGGGGCAACGGCGGTGGCCCATACGCACAACGAGCCTGAGACGACTGCCGACACCAGCGCGGTGAGCGCGGTCGACCGGGTTGAGGGGCGCAATCGGAGTCCTTGGGGCGGACGGCACGGGCGGCGCCGACCGGTCGGGGCGACGCTCGCCGGCCGGGCGGGCGAAGCTGGTCGGGACGCCGACCGGTCGGGCGGCGCGGCGGACGCTGCGAGTGGGGGCGGTCGGGACACGGCTTTCGTCGCGGAGAGTGAGTGGGCCGTAACAACTGGAGCTGATTGTTCCAGCGCAAGTCGTGCTCACTATAGGAGAATTGAGGGTCCTTTTGGGAAGTGACGATGGCGTTCTCTGTTCGTTCTGTGTTGTGTATGTGACCGTGCGGGTGGTGTTGTCCGAAGAGTGCACGCCCTCGCCCGGCATGCTGGTGACCATGGCCGAACCGCACGCCCTCAGCGACGCCCTGGCCCGGGACCTGGCCCGGGACCTCCGCTCCGAGGTCAGGGGGGAGACCTCCTTCGACGCGACCGCCCGGGCGCTCACCACCATGGACGCCTCCAACTACCGGCGGGTCCCCCTCGGGGTCGTCGCCCCGCGCGACGCCGACGACGTCACCACCGCACTCGCCGTCTGCCGCGCCCACGGGGTGCCCGTCGTGCCGCGCGGCGGCGGCACCTCCATCGCGGGCCAGGCCACCGGTACGGGCATCGTCCTCGACCTCACCCGGCACCTGGACGCCGTCGTGGAGCTGGACCCGGAGGCCCGTACCGCCGTCGTCCAGCCCGGCGTCGTCCTGGACGACCTGCGGGCCGCCGCCGCGCCGCACGGACTGACCTTCGGGCCCGACCCGTCCACCCACGGCCGCTGCACCCTCGGCGGCATGATCGGCAACAACTCCTGCGGCGCGCACTCCGTCGCCTGGGGCACCACCGCCGACAACGTCCACGCCCTCACCGTCGCCCGCTACGGCGGCGACACCCTGCGCCTCGGCCGGGGGTGGGGAACCGGGCCTTCCAACGCCCCCGCCGGGCTGAAGGAGTTCGTCGACCGCCACCTCGCCCCGCTCCGTACCGGCTTCCCCGACCTCCCGCGCCGCATCTCCGGGTACGCGCTCGACGCCCTGCTCCCCGAACACCCCGGCGGCCCCGACCTCGCCCGCGCCTTCTGCGGCAGCGAGGGCACCCTCGGCGTCGTCACCGAGGCCACCGTCCGGCTGGTCGAGTCGCCCCCGGCCCGCGCCCTCGCCGTCCTCGGCTACGCGGACGAGGCGGCCGCCGCCGAAGCCGCCGCCGGACTCCTCACCCACGGCCCGCTCACCGTCGAAGGCATGGCCGCCGACCTGGTGCGCGAAACGGTCGGACTGCCCCGCGGCGGGGCCTGGCTCTTCGTGGAGACCGGCGGAGCCACCCCCGCCGAAGCCCGGGACCGCGCGACCCGGATCGTCCGCGCCGCCGACGCGCTCGACGCGGCCGTCGTCACCGACCCCGCCGGACAACGCGCCCTGTGGCGCGTCCGCGAGGACGCCGCCGGAACCGCCACCCGGATGCCCGACGGCACCGAGGCGTGGCCCGGCTGGGAGGACTGCGCCGTACCGCCCGCCCGGCTCGGCCCGTACCTGCGCGCGTTCCGCGCCCTGCTCGCCGAGCACGGGCTGCGCGGAACCCCGTACGGCCACTTCGGCGACGGCTGCATCCACGTCCGCGTCGACTTCGACCTCCGCACCCCCGACGGCATCGCCCGCTTCCGCCGCTTCTCCGAGGACCAGGCCCGCCTCGTCGCCGCCCACGGCGGCTCGCTCAGCGGCGAACACGGCGACGGACAGGCCCGCGCCGAACTGCTCCCGCTCATGTACGGTGCCGAACTCGTCGCTCTCTTCGGCGAGTTCAAGGACCTCTGGGACCCGTACGGCGGGATGAACCCCGGCATGCTGGTCCGCCCCGACCCGCTCGACAGCAACCTCCGCTTCGACGTCCTGCCCCGCCGCCCGGTCGACGTCGCCTTCGGATACCCCGAGGACGGCGGCGACTTCACGGCGGCGGTCAGCCGCTGCGTGGGCGTCGCCAAGTGCCGCACGACGGCGGCACCCGGCGCGGGCGTCATGTGCCCCTCCTTCCGCGCCACCGGCGAGGAGCGGCACTCCACACGCGGCCGGGCCCGGCTGCTGCACGAGATGCTCGCGGGCGAGATCGTCACCGACGGCTGGCGCTCGACGGAGGTCCGCGACGCGCTCGACCTCTGCCTCTCCTGCAAGGGCTGCCGCAGCGACTGCCCGGTCGGCGTCGACATGGCCACCTACAAAGCGGAGTTCCTGCACCACCACTACCGGGGCCGGCTCCGCCCCGCCGCGCACTACGCCATGGGCTCGCTGCCCCGCTGGCTCCGCCTCGCCGCCCCCTTCGCCCCGGTGCTCAACGCCCTGGCCCGGGTACGCCCGCTCACCGCGCTCGCCAAACGACTGGCCGGCATCGCCCCGGAACGCCCGATCCCGGTACTGGCACGGGAGCCGTTCACCCGGTGGCCGGGGTCCGCCGACGGCGGGTCCGGTGCGGGCTCGGGCGACGAGGTCCTGCTCTGGCCCGACACCTTCACCACGTACCTCTCCCCGCAGGTCGGGCGCGCCGCCGTCCGCGTGCTGGAGTCCGCCGGGCGGACCGTACGCCACCCGGGCCCCGGGCTCTGCTGCGGACTGACCTACGTCTCCACCGGGCGCCTCGACCGCGCCCGTACCGTCATGCGGCGCACCCTGGACCGGCTCGGCACCTCACTCGGCGAGCCGCTCGGCCGCCCTCTCGTGGTCCTCGAACCGAGCTGCGCCGCCACGCTCCGCACCGACCTCCCCGAACTCCTCCCGGACGACCCGCGAGCGGCCGAACTCGCAGCGTCGGTCCGTACCTTGGCCGAGTACCTGGAGGAGTACGCCCCCGAATGGGACCCGCCCCGCCTCGACCGCGGGGCGACCGGCCAGACCCACTGCCACCAGCACGCCGTCCTCGGCGACGCCGCCGACCGCCGACTGCGCGAACGGGCCGGGCTGGAAGGCGAGCTGGTCGGTGGGTGCTGCGGGCTCGCGGGCAACTTCGGCTTCGAGAAGGGGCACTGGGGCGTCTCGGTGGCCTGTGCGCAGGAGCGACTGCTCCCCGCCGTACGGTCGGCCGCCCCCGGGGCGGAGATCCTGGCCGACGGGTTCTCCTGCCGCACCCAGTTGGAGCAGCTCGCGGGCGTACGGGCCAGGCATCTGGCGGAGGTGCTGGCGGAGGGGCTGGAGGAGGAGGGCCCGAGGAAGCTTCACCGCGGATGATCACACCGGGGGCCGGTGCACCTGAGTACGTGTACCCAGGCCGCACGGGTCGCTCATCCCTGACGCGGCGGGCGCGGAGTGCGCACGATGCAGTCTCCCGCGCCGAAAGAGGAATCGATGAGACCCGACCTGCAACTCCGCGTCGCCACCCCCGAGGATCTCGACTGGATCCACGAGCTGCGCCACCGGGTGTACGCGCAGGAGCTCGGTCAGCACGCGCCGAACTCCGCCGGGCGGCTCCGGGACGGCCTCGACGGCGACAACGTCTACCTGGTCGCCGCGCGGGGGGAGGACCGTGCGGGGTTCGTCAGCCTGACCCCGCCCTGGTCGCAGCGGTACGGGCTGGACAGGTACCTGTCCCGCGAGGAACTGCCGCTCCTGGCCGAGGAGGACCTCTTCGAGGTGCGCATCCTGACCGTCGAGCCCCGCTGGCGGTCCTCCGCAGCGGCACCGCTCCTGATGTACGCGGCGCTGCGCTGGATCGCCTCCCGCGGCGGTCGCCGGATCGTGGCGATGGGGCGCACCGAACTGCTGCCCATGTACCGGGCCGCCGGTCTGCGGCCCCTCGGGCACACCGTCCGCTGCGGGGCGGTGACCTTCGAGGTGCTGACCGGCAGCGTGGCCGAGCTGACGAAGGTCACGATGGACCGCCGCCGCGCGGCGGTGGAGCGGCTGCGGACCCAGGTGGACTGGCGGCTCGACGTTCCGTTCGCTCCCCGGCCGGACGGCTGCGAGCACGGCGGTGTCTCGTTCACCGCATTGGGCACGGACTTCGCCGGCCTGGGGCGCCGGCACCAGGTGGTCGCGGCGGACGTGCTGGACGCCTGGTTCGCGCCCGCCCCCGGAGTACGGGCCGCACTCGCGGACGATCCGGAGTGGGCCGCCCGGACCTCACCTCCGACCGGCGCGGAAGGGATGCTGGCCAAGATCGCCACGGCGCGCGCGCTGCCCGTCGAGACGCTCGTACCCGGCGCCGGTTCGTCCGATCTCATCTTCAGGGCCTTCACCCACTGGCTGACCCCGCAAAGCAGGGTGCTTCTCCTGGACCCCGGTTACGGCGAATACGCCCACGTCACGGAGCGGGTGATCGGCTGTCGGGTGGACCGCTTCCAGCTGCGTCGCGAGGACGGCTGGCGCGTGGACACGGCCGAGCTGGCCGCCGCCGTCGAGGACGGGCGGTACGACCTCGTCGTGGTGGTCAACCCGAACAACCCGACCGGGCGCCACGCACCCGCGGACGCACTGCGCTCCCTGATCGCCGCCGCGCCGGCCGGTACCCGCTGGTGGATCGACGAGGCGTACCTGGGCTACGTCGGCATGGGCGAATCGCTCGCCGGCCTCGCCGCGGCCGACCCGCGCGTGGTGGTCTGCAGCTCCCTCTCCAAGATGTACGCGCTGTCCGGCATGCGGGCCGCGTACCTGGTGGCCGAGGCGACCACCGCGTCGGAGCTGCGTCGCCGCACACCGCCGTGGTCGGTGAGCCTTCCCGCCCAGCTCGCCGCGGTGGCGGCGCTGGGAGACCCGGCGTACTACGCGTCCCGCTGGCTCCGCACCCACGAACTGCGGCAGCGACTGGCCGCCGACCTCGCCGCGCTCGACGGGGCCGTGGAGGAGTCCGTGGCCAACTGGCTCACCCTGACACTGCCCTCCGAGGGGCCGAGCGCCGCGCTACTGGTGCGGGAATGCCGTCGGAGCGACGTCTACCTCCGCGACCTCTCACCCATGTCGCCCGAGTACCGGGGGCGCACGGTGCGCGTCGCGGTCAAGGGCACGGCCGAGAACGCGCGCATCGTGGCGGCGGTGCGGGACGCTCTGGACGCGCTGCGGCCGGGCCCGGCCCCGTCCTCTCCGGCGGCCGGAGGCATCCCCGTTTCCGTACCCGCCCGATGATCACGGTTGCTTCGCTGGCGCCCTGCCTCGGTGGGGCGCTCGTGGCCGGGGGTGTCGCGGCGGCCGTCTCCCGGCGGCGGGAACTGATGACCAGGTGGTGCGCCTGGGCGGTCGGAGTGCCCCTGGTCACCGGGGCGTTCTGGTGGGGCCCTTTGGGCATCGCGACGTTGGCGGTCCTGGTCGGCGTGATCGCGGTGGTGGAGTACGGCGGGCTGCTGCGGATGCCCCGGGTGGACAGGGTGGTCCTCGCGGCGTCGGTGACGGGCGTGGTGCTGACCGGTCTGCTGGCCCCGGGGCAGGAACCGCGCGCGCTGGCGGTCGGGGCGCTCGCGCTGGCATCGGTGCCGCTCCTGGCGGGCGACGCGGACCACGGTCCGCGTCGGCTCGGAGCCGGCCTGCTCGGTCTGGCCTGGCTCGGTGTCCTGGCCGCTCTGGTACCGCTCGGCGCGCGTGCGCTCGCGCTCTTCATGGCGGTATCGGTCGCCGACATCGTGGCGTACTTCGCGGGTCGGGCGCTGGGCGGGCCCAAGCTGTCGCCGCTGTCACCGGCCAAGCGGTGGAGCGGCACCCTGGCGGGCGCCGCCACCGGCCTCGCCGTACTCGCCGTGCTGTCCGCGCTGAGCCTGCCGATGGCGGTCGCGGCGGCGGTCGGCGGCCCGGCGGGCGACCTGCTCGAATCGATGGTCAAGAGAGGGGCTCGGGTCAAGGACGCCGGGCGGTGGCTCGCCGGGTCCGGGGGGTTGCTGGACCGGATCGACTCGCTGCTCTTCGCGCTGGCCGTCCTGCTCGTCCTGAGCTGAGCCCGGAGGGTGATCGCGCCGCTCCCGGGGCCGTCCCGGTCAGGCGCCCCGTACGGCCCGCACCACCGCGTCCACCAGGGGCGTGTTCTCCGGCGCCTCGCCGCCCGGGTAGGCGTACCGGCGGCGGGTGTAGCCGTAGGCGATGCCCTGCTCCGGGTCGGCGAACGCCTGCGAACCGGCCGCGCCGGAGTGCCCGAACGACCCCTCGCTCAAGGCGGGGTACTGCCCCGACGAACGGCGGAAGCCCAGGCCGAAGACGTCCTCCGCGCCGGTCACCAGGTCGGTGCCGGGCCAGGAGAGGCGCGCGAACCCGGCCGCGGTGGCCGGTGTCAGCAGCGGGGCCGCGCCGTCCGTCCCGGAGACGGCCGCCGCGTACATCCCGGCGAGCCCGCGCGCGGAGCCCACACCCCCGGCCGAGGCCGATCCCCGGGCGCGCACCACCGGGATGTTGGCCCACACGGCCAGGTCCGTCGGCAGGTTGAACGCGGCGGCGAACACGCCCTCGGGGTCCGGCGGGAAGGCGGTCAGGGTCCTTGCCTGCTCCGGGGTCGGCGCCATCGGCCGTACGGGCACGAAACGGGGTTCGAGCGCCTCGGGCAGGCCGAGGTAGAGATCCAGTCCGTACGGGGTCCGGACACGCTCCTCGTACAGCTCCTGGATCGACCGGCCGGTGGCCCGCCGCACCACCTCGCCGGTCAACGCGCCGATCACCACGGCGTGGTAGCCGTAGGCCGTACCCGGCTCCCAGAGCGGCTTCTGCCGCACGAGCCGTTCGGCGACCAGCCGGTCGTCGGCCAACTCCTCGTCGGTGAACCGGGGGTCGGCGCCGACCAGCCCACTGCGGTGCGCGAGCAGCTCGCGAAGGGTCAGCGTTTCCGTGCCGGAGGCCGCGAACTCCGGCCAGTACGAAGCCACCGCGCGGTCCAGATCGAGCGTGCCGTCCTGCACCAGCAGCGCCACGACCAGGTGCGCGGCCCCCTTGGTGGAGGAGAAGACGGGGAGCAGCGAGGTCGCCTCGATGCCCTCGCCCGCCCACAGGTCCACCACCGTCCGGCCGTGCAGGCGTACCGAGAGCTGGGAGCCTGGTTCGGTGGTGTCCTCGGCGAGGACCGTCGCGAAGGCGTCGCGCACACCCTCGAAGCCGGGTGTGACGGTGCCGTGCACGGTGATGTCGTACGTCATGCGGCGGTCCCCTGACGTCGGAACGGATACCGGCCCTTTCGGGGCGGGACGCTTTCAGGTCCTGCCAACCCCCCTTCAGGGCGCGGGTATTCCCTCAGGGTTCGCGCTTCTCGGCTGCGGCGCCCCGTCCGATGATCTCCCTGGCGAGCGCGCCGAGTCGGGGCAGCGCGGGGTGTCCGGGGCCGTCGCGGCGGGCGAGCAGGACGGGCAGCGGCGGGGCGTCCGCGAGCCGGACGTAGACGACTCCGGAGTGCGGGTGCATGTCGGCGGTGGACGCGGCCGAGACGCCCGAGCCGCGTCCTGCGGCGATGGCGGTGAGCCAGTCGTCGGTGTTGGCGACGGTGACCGTGGCGGTGGGGCGTGCGTCCGGGGGCCAGAGGCCCAGTGTGGTGGAGCCGGAAACCGGGTTCAGGACCACCGGCCCGTCCGCCAGGTCGGCGAGCGTCAGCGTGGCACGACCGGCATGGGGACCGTCCGCCGTGACCGCCGCGACCCTTGGCTCGGTGAACAGCACCTCGGTGACCAGCCCCGGCGCCTCCACCGGGCCGCGCAGCAGCGCCGCGTCCACCTCACCCCGGGCGAGCCCGGCCGTACGGTCGTCGATGCGGAGCAGCTCCAGCGGGGTCTGCGGGTACCGCGCCTGCCAGGTGCGCAGCAGCGGAGTCGTGTACGGGCCGAACGCCGACCAGGCGTGCCCGAGCCGCAGGGGGCGCCGCTGCGGGCGCCCGGGGTCCGTCGCGTCGTCGAAGGCGCTGACCGCGAGCGCCGCCCGGTCCCGGAAGGCGACGCCCTCCGGGGTGAGGGCCAGGTGATGGGTGGAACGGTCGACGAGCCGGGTGCCGAGATGGGCCTCCAACGCGGCGAGGGTGCGGGAGACGGCGGGCTGGGTGAGGCCGAGGCGGGCGGCGGCCCGGGTGACGTTGCGCTCGTCGGCGATGGCGAGGAAGGCCCGCAGGTGCCGCAGCTCGATCGCGTGCCTGGTGGCGCCGCCGCCGGTACCGCCGGCGGGTCGCGGGCCGTCTCCGTGCCCGTGTCCGTGCTCTCCGGTGCTCATGCGTGCGGAGCATAACCGGAGCGCGCAAGGCATTTCACGCGCGGCGCGCGGCTGCCTACGGTGGGCGGGTGGGCTTCCGCGTAAAGTCTGGATTGATGTTCTACGCGGTTCAATATGTTGTACTGGGGTGATGGGGGCGCCGACCACACCGGTCGGGCCGCTGACCGGGCCGCCGATCCGGCCACGGCCGCCCCACCCCCGTACTCGCCGATTCCGAAAGGCATCCAGTGAACGACCAGCGCAGCGCCGTAGAGCCGGCCGCAGCCGTCACCGTCCCCGAGGCGGTGACCGCCATCGACGGAGCCCCCGAGGCTCCCACCGGCGGTGCGCACGGCTCCGGCACCGGGCTGCCGGCCGGACGCGGCGCCGCACTCGTACCGGTCGCCCTCGTGGTCGGCGGTGTGGTCTCGGTCCAGTTCGGTTCGGCCGTCGCCGCGCTGCTGATGCCGAGGGCCGGTGCGTTCGGCGTGGTGACGCTGCGGCTGCTGGTCGCCGCCGTGGTGCTGCTCGCCGTCTGCCGCCCGAAGGTGCGCGGCTACACCCGCGCCGACTGGGGCACCGTCGTCGCGTTCGGTGTGGCGATGGGCGCGATGAACAACCTCTTCTACCAGGCGCTCGACCGCATCCCGCTCGGCATCGCGGTCACCCTGGAGGTGCTCGGCCCGCTCGCCCTCTCCGTCATCGCCTCCCGCCGCCTGATCAACTTCCTGTGGGCGGGGCTCGCCCTCGTCGGAGTGGGGCTGCTCGGCGGCGCGGGCGGGTTCGGCCGGCTCGACCTGCTGGGCGCCGGACTCGCGGTCGCGGCCGGCGTGATGTGGGCGCTGTACATCGTGTTCAGCTCCCGCACCGGACGCCGCTTCCCGAAGGCGGACGGCCTCGCCCTCGCCATGGCCGTAGCCGCCGTCCTCTCGCTCCCCCTCGGCATCGCGGAGTCCGGCACGAAGCTGGCCGTCCCGACCACCGTCCTGCTCGGCGCCGCGGTCGCCCTGCTCAGCTCCGTACTCCCGTACACCCTGGAGATGATGGCGCTCCGTCGCCTGCCCGCCTCCACCTTCGCCGTCATGATGAGCCTCGAACCGGCCATCGCCTCGCTGGCGGGCTTCCTCATCCTGGACCAGGCCCTCTCCACCACGGACGCCCTCGCCATCGCACTGGTCATCGGCGCGAGCGTCGGGGCGGTACGGGGGCAGGCCGGCGGGGGGCGGAAGAAGAAGCGGCGGGAGGCGTAGGCCCCTCGGCGAGGAGCGGAACGGGCCGGGCGTCCCGGGGTGCGGTCAGACCCCCTGGGGCGCCCTCGCGCTTTCCTCGGTGGCGCGTACATGTGACGATCCCCGCGCCGATGGTCGGGAGCGAGGGGGACGGCATGGGATACCGAGAGCGGGACGAGTCCGTGTTCGAGACGATCGGACGGGATCCGCCCGACGGGTTCGACCCCGTGCTCCGCCCGCCCGGCGGGAATTGTCGGACACGGCCTACGGGGAACTGATCGACAACCCGCCGGCCCGTGAGTTCCGTACCGTGCCCGGCGAAGTCCACACCATCCAGGTGAGCCTGGCCGTCGGCGACCTCGGCTTCGAGGAACTCGCCGAGGCTTCGACCGAGGACCCGGAGGGCGTTCTCCGGACGCTCTGAGCACCCCTTGTGACCGCACTCCCACATGGCTGAACGTAGATGGCCCGTCCGTATGCTCTCGGCCATGAAACTCTTCCGGTCGCGGCGCCGAGGCGATGACGAAACTATGGCGGAAACCCCCATGGCCGAGGCCAAAGCCCTCTACCAGAAGGGGCGTTACGCCGAGTCGGAGGCCGAGGCCCGTGCCGTGGCCCGATCGCGGCCACGCGACGACGGCTATGCGGCGGGGGCGTTGCTCATCGCCGCACTCGCGACGGGCGCCCAAGGTCGCAACGCCGAGGCACTCGTCACCTACGACGACGCGCTGGCCCGCTTCAGCGCGATATTCGGCGCCGATCACTACCTGACCTGGAAGCTGCGCTCGGACCGCGCCCAGCATCTGCCCTCGCTCGGAGAGTACGCCGAGTGCGAGGCGGAGTGTGCGGCCGTCACCGCGTTCGCGGCCGGTGGAACCGGTCCGGACATGACTCGCCTGGCAGCGGCCGCCCGCAACGGACTGATTTTCGCCCTCAACGCGCAGGAGCGCCACCAGGAGGCCGAGGCGCTCGCCCGCGAGGCCCTGGCCGCTTGCCCCGCAGGTGAACCGATGTCACTCGTCCTGCGACTCGGTCTTGCTCGCAGTCTCAACGGCCAAGCCCGCTACGAAGAAGCCCTCGCCGAGGCGCGGCGCGCAGACCGTCAGGACCGAGCCCTGCCCGAGCGCGAGCGGAACTCGGAGCGGGGGGCCGTCGAACTCGCCCTCGCGAATGCCCTGTTGGGCTTGGGTCGAGTCCGCGAGGCCAACGGCCTGGCTGTAGCCGCTCACGATGCCTGCCTGGCCTCCTTCGGCCCGGACCATCGCCGCACGGTCGAGGCCCGCACGCTGCTCGATCGCATGGACGGCGCCCGGCCGTAAGCGGAGCGCGCCCCCTCGGACCGGTCTCGGGCGCGCCCTGGACAGGCCGTCCGGGGCGGGGCCGCACCGAGTGGCCGTCTCGTGCGCCGTGCCGGCGAGGGCGGATGGGGGTACCCCCCGCAGAAAATCATGCAAGCACGCTTGCTTGTTTCTCCGGCCGCTGGAATGCTCCGGGGCACCACGCCATGCCCCGAGGGGAGCGCACGTGTCCGATGCCATCGCCGTGATCGACGATCTGCGGGACGAGAGCGAAGAACTCGACGCTCTGGTAGCCGAGTTGAGCAAAGAGGAGTGGGCGGCGGCGACCCCCGCGCCCGGCTGGACGATCGCCCACCAGATCGCCCACCTGACCTGGACGGACGGGGTCGCGGCGACCGCCGCGACGGACCCCGACGCGTTCGAGGCGGAGGTGGAGGCCGCGCTCGCCGCACCCGAGACCTTCGTCGACGAGGCCGCAGGGGCGGCCGTCGCGGGCACCTCGCCGAAGGAGCTGCTGCGGCGGTGGCGGGCCGGGCGGGAGCGGCTCCAGGACCTGTTGCGGGAGGCCGTTCCCGGGACCC
The DNA window shown above is from Streptomyces sp. NBC_00247 and carries:
- a CDS encoding DUF742 domain-containing protein, which encodes MPPVPRPRPGRDDSPDRLYTLTGGRSRTDSDTFDLVTLVVSECEPAPGMQSEHVAILRMCERPTAVVEIAATLKLPVGIIRIMLGDMLDTGRISARHPRTARVADRLPDPDILEQVLVGLRNL
- a CDS encoding roadblock/LC7 domain-containing protein, whose translation is MTATTDEKLNWLLEGLLERTPGARHALVLSRDGLKLCRTPELSVDQADQLAAISAGIQSLSHGASVEFGDGTGGVRSAMAEFYGGVLFIVEAGTGAHLAVVAAEDSDVGLVGHNMSELVEQLGEHLVAPPRESAASPDGSDAGTGTAG
- a CDS encoding sensor histidine kinase — protein: MRPSTRSTALTALVSAVVSGSLCVWATAVAPVSVRTPLAWGAGAAAVALTVAVTVAAHALGTARALREARAADSRRFTDDTTRLVSSASADAQRFTAEAARIKATSRAEATRAASEAATALARATAEAAAAKERLAAETDRRAAENEADRERFAGEKAALTARLAQAERERSAALSTGANAASRMQALATSMLADLREMENRHSDENVLGDLLHLDHRTAQAGRLADSVAVLTGARSGRRWARPIVMESILRGAMGRISGYRRIRLHSTSDVAIAGHAAEGVMHALAELLDNAANFSPPTAEVHVYVEEVPAGVVITVEDSGLVMSDVQLRRAEQAVSPDDRSFTALSGTRLGLAVVGRLARKHGLRVSFRPSARGGTGALLMLPQELISRTPQGAATPSLPAVVPKPRTPEPEPAHSAAASHEGDARPGVDTAEAGPTTVAGTAAGTPEPEPATPSPATGSEAAAAPGPAAESEAESTGSFPKFGESGLPRRRRGRTFAAAESRAAATAPVDSATPRERADVAKRQAERFSTFSQAVRANVTLPEGNTR
- a CDS encoding FAD-binding and (Fe-S)-binding domain-containing protein, coding for MAEPHALSDALARDLARDLRSEVRGETSFDATARALTTMDASNYRRVPLGVVAPRDADDVTTALAVCRAHGVPVVPRGGGTSIAGQATGTGIVLDLTRHLDAVVELDPEARTAVVQPGVVLDDLRAAAAPHGLTFGPDPSTHGRCTLGGMIGNNSCGAHSVAWGTTADNVHALTVARYGGDTLRLGRGWGTGPSNAPAGLKEFVDRHLAPLRTGFPDLPRRISGYALDALLPEHPGGPDLARAFCGSEGTLGVVTEATVRLVESPPARALAVLGYADEAAAAEAAAGLLTHGPLTVEGMAADLVRETVGLPRGGAWLFVETGGATPAEARDRATRIVRAADALDAAVVTDPAGQRALWRVREDAAGTATRMPDGTEAWPGWEDCAVPPARLGPYLRAFRALLAEHGLRGTPYGHFGDGCIHVRVDFDLRTPDGIARFRRFSEDQARLVAAHGGSLSGEHGDGQARAELLPLMYGAELVALFGEFKDLWDPYGGMNPGMLVRPDPLDSNLRFDVLPRRPVDVAFGYPEDGGDFTAAVSRCVGVAKCRTTAAPGAGVMCPSFRATGEERHSTRGRARLLHEMLAGEIVTDGWRSTEVRDALDLCLSCKGCRSDCPVGVDMATYKAEFLHHHYRGRLRPAAHYAMGSLPRWLRLAAPFAPVLNALARVRPLTALAKRLAGIAPERPIPVLAREPFTRWPGSADGGSGAGSGDEVLLWPDTFTTYLSPQVGRAAVRVLESAGRTVRHPGPGLCCGLTYVSTGRLDRARTVMRRTLDRLGTSLGEPLGRPLVVLEPSCAATLRTDLPELLPDDPRAAELAASVRTLAEYLEEYAPEWDPPRLDRGATGQTHCHQHAVLGDAADRRLRERAGLEGELVGGCCGLAGNFGFEKGHWGVSVACAQERLLPAVRSAAPGAEILADGFSCRTQLEQLAGVRARHLAEVLAEGLEEEGPRKLHRG